The Candidatus Thiodiazotropha endoloripes genome has a window encoding:
- the mlaE gene encoding lipid asymmetry maintenance ABC transporter permease subunit MlaE, which translates to MLDLFARFGRLGLAALERLGRGHLLLLQILLGLTSLLPRLKLLAAQIHSIGVRTTTIIVVSGLFVGMVLGLQGYYVLSQFGAEDSLGVMVAASLVRELGPVVTALLFAGRAGSALTAEIGLMKATEQLSGLEMMAVDPIRRILTPRFYAGFISMPLLAAMFSAIGVIGGYFVSVGLLGVDDGAFWSQMQAKIDWSEDVLNGVIKSFVFGFVCAWIALFQGYDTIPTSAGVSQSTTRTVVHSALAVLVLDFVLTALMFGG; encoded by the coding sequence GTGTTGGATCTCTTCGCCAGATTTGGTCGACTCGGTTTGGCTGCTCTGGAACGATTGGGGCGTGGTCACCTGTTGCTGTTACAGATTCTGTTGGGTTTGACCAGCCTGTTGCCTCGTCTGAAGCTGTTGGCTGCTCAGATCCATAGTATCGGTGTGCGTACCACCACAATCATTGTGGTCTCCGGATTGTTCGTCGGCATGGTGCTCGGCCTGCAGGGTTACTATGTGCTCTCCCAGTTCGGTGCCGAGGATAGTCTGGGGGTGATGGTGGCCGCCTCTCTGGTGCGTGAATTGGGTCCGGTGGTGACCGCGCTGCTGTTTGCCGGGCGTGCCGGTTCGGCGCTGACTGCAGAGATCGGTCTGATGAAGGCGACCGAGCAGCTTTCTGGTCTGGAGATGATGGCTGTCGACCCGATTCGTCGTATTCTCACCCCCAGATTTTATGCCGGGTTCATCTCCATGCCCCTGCTGGCTGCCATGTTCAGCGCGATTGGTGTGATCGGTGGCTATTTCGTCAGTGTGGGATTGCTCGGGGTGGATGATGGCGCCTTCTGGAGTCAGATGCAGGCCAAGATCGACTGGAGTGAGGATGTGCTCAACGGTGTGATCAAAAGCTTTGTGTTCGGTTTCGTCTGTGCCTGGATCGCCCTTTTTCAGGGATATGATACGATCCCCACATCGGCGGGTGTCAGTCAGTCGACGACACGGACGGTGGTTCACTCGGCACTCGCGGTGCTGGTGCTTGATTTCGTACTGACCGCATTAATGTTTGGAGGCTAA
- a CDS encoding ABC transporter ATP-binding protein: MNNSPPLVKIRDLHFYHGDRPIFQGVDIDIPRGRVTAIMGPSGTGKTTLLKLIGGQLRPTRGTIEVDGQNVHKLSRKALYQLRMRMGMLFQSGALLTDLSVYDNVAYPLREHTNLPESMIRRLVLMKLEAVGLRGARELMPSELSGGMARRVALARAIALDPMMVMYDEPFTGQDPISMGVLAQLVRRLNDAVGLTSILVSHDVEETAGISDLIYVLSGGKVIESGASDALMGSSSPAVKQFMGGLPDGPVGFHYQAPALSEDLLSMRGAK; the protein is encoded by the coding sequence GTGAACAATTCACCACCGCTCGTAAAAATCAGAGATCTGCACTTTTACCATGGAGATCGCCCGATATTCCAAGGGGTCGATATCGATATCCCCCGTGGCAGGGTGACTGCCATCATGGGCCCCAGTGGTACTGGAAAGACCACCTTACTCAAGCTGATCGGCGGCCAGTTACGCCCAACCCGGGGCACCATCGAGGTCGATGGTCAAAATGTGCATAAACTCTCCCGTAAGGCGCTCTATCAACTGCGGATGCGGATGGGCATGCTGTTTCAAAGCGGAGCTCTGCTGACCGATCTCTCGGTCTATGACAATGTGGCTTACCCGCTGCGGGAGCACACCAATCTGCCGGAGTCGATGATTCGCCGTCTGGTGCTAATGAAACTCGAAGCGGTCGGTCTGCGGGGTGCCAGGGAACTGATGCCCTCGGAGCTTTCCGGCGGCATGGCCAGGCGGGTCGCCCTCGCCCGTGCGATTGCTCTGGATCCCATGATGGTGATGTACGATGAGCCGTTTACCGGTCAGGATCCAATCTCCATGGGGGTGTTGGCGCAACTGGTGAGACGCTTGAACGATGCGGTCGGTTTGACCAGTATCCTGGTCTCCCATGATGTTGAAGAGACGGCTGGTATCTCCGATCTGATCTATGTCCTCTCCGGTGGTAAGGTGATCGAGTCAGGTGCATCGGATGCCTTGATGGGCTCCAGTTCGCCAGCGGTCAAGCAGTTTATGGGTGGCTTGCCCGATGGGCCGGTAGGATTCCATTACCAGGCACCGGCCTTATCTGAGGACCTGCTGAGTATGCGGGGGGCAAAGTAG